GACCAGCTGGAGAATTCTAAGCCAATTGATGGCTTGCATACCCGGCTTATAGATCAGAGGCGGACGAGTAGAATTGGTAGGAAGATATCATTAAATGCATTGAGTCGAAGTGGGGATCTTACTGATAAAATAATTCGGAGCTCTCCTGGACCACTTCCCGGAATTGGGTTACCTTCATTGAGAAGAACTTCATCTGATTCTATAAACAAACTCTTGCCAAGATCTAATAATGATTCTTCCAAGATTCTTCCTCTTGAGGATGGTCTTAGAATGGAAGATGGAACAAATTCGGTTGACAATTGTTCATTGCAGGCACCAGGAATTGGTAGGAAGATATCATTAAATGCATTAAGTCGAAGTGGGGATCatattgataaaataattcGGAGCTCTCCTAGACCACTTTCAGGAATTGGGTTACCTTCATTGAGAAGAACTTCATCTGATTCTATAAACAAACTCTTGCCGAGATCTAATAATGATTCTTCCGGGATTCTTCCACTTGATGATGGTCTTAGAATGGAAGAGGGAACAAATTCAGTTGACAATTGTTCATTGCGGACATCAGGAATTGGTAGGAAGATATCATTAAATGCATTAAGTCGAAGTGTGGATAATACTGATAAAATAATTCGGAGCTCTCCTGGACCACTTCCATTGAGAAGAACTTCATCTGATTCTATAAACAAACTCTTGCCGAGATCTAATAATGATTCTTCTAGGATTCTTCCACTTGATGATGGTATTAGAATGGAAGATGGAACAAATTCAGTCGGCGATTGTTCATTGCAGACATCAAGAATTGGTAAGAAGATATCATTAAATGCATTTAGTCGAAGTGTGGATCATACTGATAAAATAATTCGGAACTCTCCTGGACCACTTCCAGGAATTGGGTCACCTTCATTGAGAAGAACTTCATCTGACTCTATAAACAAACTCTTGCTGAGATCTAATAATGATTCTTCCAAGATTCTTCCACTTGAGGACGGTCTTAGAAGGGAAGATGAAACAAATTCAGTTGACGATGGTTCATTTCATGCATCAGGAATTGATAAGAAGATATCATTAAATACATTAAGTCGAAGTGTGGATCATAGTGATAAAATAATTCGGAGCTCCCCTGGACCACTTCCAGGAATTGGGTTACCTTCATTGAGAAGAACCTCATCTGATTCTATAAACAAACTCTTGCCGAGATCTAATAATGATTCTTCCAAGATTCTTCCACTTGATGACGGTCTTAGAATGGAAGATGGAACAAATTCAGTTGACGATTGTTCATTGCAAGCATCAGAAATTGGTAGGAAGATATCATTACATGCATTAAGTCGAAGTGTGGATCATActgataaaataattcaaagcTCTCCTGGACCACTTCCATTTAGAAGAACTTCATCTGATTCTATAAACAAACTCTTGCCGAGATCTAATAATGATTCTTCCAGGATTCTTCCACTTGATGATGGTCTTAGAAGGGAAGATGGAACAAATTCAGTTGACGATTGTTCATTGCAGGCATTAGGAATTGGTAGGAAGATATCATTAAATGCATTAAGTCAAAGCATGGATCATACTGATAAAATAATTCAGAGCCTTCCTGAACCACTTCCAAGAATTAGGTTACCTTCATCGAGAAGAACTTCATCTAATTCAATAAACAAACTCTTGCAGAGATCTGATAATGATTCTTCCCGGATTCTTCCACTTAATGATGGTCTTAGAATGGAAGATGGAACAAATTCAGTTGACGATTGTTCATTGCAGGCATCCGGAATTGGTAGGAAGAAATCATTAAATGCATCAAGTCGAAGCATGGATCATACCGATAAAATAATTCGGAGCTCTCTTGGACCACTTCCAGGAATTGGGTTACCTTCATCGAGAAGAACTTCATCTGATTCAATAAACAAACTCTTGCAAAGATCTGATAATGATTCTTCCAGGATTCTTCCACTTGATGATGGTCTTAGAATGGAAGATGAAACAAATTCAGTTGACGATTGTTCATTGCAGACATCAGGAATTGGTAGGAAGATATCATTAAATGCATTAAGTCGAAGTGTGGATCTTACTGATAAAATAATTCAGAGCTCTCCTGGACCACCTCCGGAAATTGGGTTACCTTCATTGAAAAGAACTTCATCTGATTCTATAAACAAACTCTTGCAGAGATCTGATAATGATTCTTCCAAGATTCTTCCACTTGATGATGATCTTAGAATGGAAGATAAAACAAATTCAGTTGACGATTGTTCATTGCAGGCATCAGGAATTGGTAGGAAGATATCATTAAATGCATTAAGTCAAAGTGTGGATCTTACTGATAAAATAATTCAGAGCTCTCCGAGACCACACCCAGAAATTGGGTTACCTTTATTGAGAAGTTCATctgattctataaataaacTCTTGATCTCTGATAATGATTCTTCCAATGATGGTCTTAGAATGGAAGATGAAACAAATATGGTTGACGATTGTTCACTGCAGGCACCAGGAACTCCTAGGCTTGCTTCTAACGGCTTACCAGATAGGTTAAAATCAACACCAGCTGTCAGATCTCAGTCTTTGACATTACCTGGATTGCGTCTACCTTCGCCCATTAGAACGTCAGTGCCATCATCCTCTGTTTCTAGAGGATCAAGTCCAGCCCGTCCAAGGCCATCAACTCCTCCTCCTAGGGGTGTCAGTCCATCTCGAATCAGACCAACTAATTCCATTCAATCCAATAGTTCAACTTCGGTGCTCAGTTTCATTGCAGATTTTAAGGGTAAAAAGGGCGCTAATTATATCGAAGATTCTCACCAGATGCGGCTATTATATAATAGATATATGC
The nucleotide sequence above comes from Cucurbita pepo subsp. pepo cultivar mu-cu-16 chromosome LG11, ASM280686v2, whole genome shotgun sequence. Encoded proteins:
- the LOC111805223 gene encoding uncharacterized protein LOC111805223 isoform X3, with protein sequence MDIFESDSIRNHSTGETPRLALGLAERSNVLATRRSRTREVSSRYKSPIPSAPSSPRRCQSPHASRTLSASSQLEQKRALSAERKRPSTPPSPTSPSTSDHDLSSDLRLSSRRTAGGRSAESLWPSTMRSLNVSFQSDIISIPVSKKEKPVPASPSDRTLRPSSNFAHKLVETPMVSRKPTPERKRSPLKGKNVPDQLENSKPIDGLHTRLIDQRRTSRIGRKISLNALSRSGDLTDKIIRSSPGPLPGIGLPSLRRTSSDSINKLLPRSNNDSSKILPLEDGLRMEDGTNSVDNCSLQAPGIGRKISLNALSRSGDHIDKIIRSSPRPLSGIGLPSLRRTSSDSINKLLPRSNNDSSGILPLDDGLRMEEGTNSVDNCSLRTSGIGRKISLNALSRSVDNTDKIIRSSPGPLPLRRTSSDSINKLLPRSNNDSSKILPLEDGLRREDETNSVDDGSFHASGIDKKISLNTLSRSVDHSDKIIRSSPGPLPGIGLPSLRRTSSDSINKLLPRSNNDSSKILPLDDGLRMEDGTNSVDDCSLQASEIGRKISLHALSRSVDHTDKIIQSSPGPLPFRRTSSDSINKLLPRSNNDSSRILPLDDGLRREDGTNSVDDCSLQALGIGRKISLNALSQSMDHTDKIIQSLPEPLPRIRLPSSRRTSSNSINKLLQRSDNDSSRILPLNDGLRMEDGTNSVDDCSLQASGIGRKKSLNASSRSMDHTDKIIRSSLGPLPGIGLPSSRRTSSDSINKLLQRSDNDSSRILPLDDGLRMEDETNSVDDCSLQTSGIGRKISLNALSRSVDLTDKIIQSSPGPPPEIGLPSLKRTSSDSINKLLQRSDNDSSKILPLDDDLRMEDKTNSVDDCSLQASGIGRKISLNALSQSVDLTDKIIQSSPRPHPEIGLPLLRSSSDSINKLLISDNDSSNDGLRMEDETNMVDDCSLQAPGTPRLASNGLPDRLKSTPAVRSQSLTLPGLRLPSPIRTSVPSSSVSRGSSPARPRPSTPPPRGVSPSRIRPTNSIQSNSSTSVLSFIADFKGKKGANYIEDSHQMRLLYNRYMQWRFSNARAEAIHDMHKVDAERTLCNVWKAMIRIWDSVTRNRIDLHMLKLELKLNEIMNDQMSYLDEWDSLERDHINSLSGVLLDLKANTLRVPLTAGATADVESLKGAIGSALNVMRVMASSICSLLSQVERMNGLASELAAVASQEKAMLDECESLLASTTAMQVEEHSLRTHLIQMKQSLENTTLNLLPHKYNYHTTFLTPRQRS
- the LOC111805223 gene encoding uncharacterized protein LOC111805223 isoform X6; the protein is MDIFESDSIRNHSTGETPRLALGLAERSNVLATRRSRTREVSSRYKSPIPSAPSSPRRCQSPHASRTLSASSQLEQKRALSAERKRPSTPPSPTSPSTSDHDLSSDLRLSSRRTAGGRSAESLWPSTMRSLNVSFQSDIISIPVSKKEKPVPASPSDRTLRPSSNFAHKLVETPMVSRKPTPERKRSPLKGKNVPDQLENSKPIDGLHTRLIDQRRTSRIGRKISLNALSRSGDLTDKIIRSSPGPLPGIGLPSLRRTSSDSINKLLPRSNNDSSKILPLEDGLRMEDGTNSVDNCSLQAPGIGRKISLNALSRSGDHIDKIIRSSPRPLSGIGLPSLRRTSSDSINKLLPRSNNDSSGILPLDDGLRMEEGTNSVDNCSLRTSGIGRKISLNALSRSVDNTDKIIRSSPGPLPLRRTSSDSINKLLPRSNNDSSRILPLDDGIRMEDGTNSVDGLRMEDGTNSVDDCSLQASEIGRKISLHALSRSVDHTDKIIQSSPGPLPFRRTSSDSINKLLPRSNNDSSRILPLDDGLRREDGTNSVDDCSLQALGIGRKISLNALSQSMDHTDKIIQSLPEPLPRIRLPSSRRTSSNSINKLLQRSDNDSSRILPLNDGLRMEDGTNSVDDCSLQASGIGRKKSLNASSRSMDHTDKIIRSSLGPLPGIGLPSSRRTSSDSINKLLQRSDNDSSRILPLDDGLRMEDETNSVDDCSLQTSGIGRKISLNALSRSVDLTDKIIQSSPGPPPEIGLPSLKRTSSDSINKLLQRSDNDSSKILPLDDDLRMEDKTNSVDDCSLQASGIGRKISLNALSQSVDLTDKIIQSSPRPHPEIGLPLLRSSSDSINKLLISDNDSSNDGLRMEDETNMVDDCSLQAPGTPRLASNGLPDRLKSTPAVRSQSLTLPGLRLPSPIRTSVPSSSVSRGSSPARPRPSTPPPRGVSPSRIRPTNSIQSNSSTSVLSFIADFKGKKGANYIEDSHQMRLLYNRYMQWRFSNARAEAIHDMHKVDAERTLCNVWKAMIRIWDSVTRNRIDLHMLKLELKLNEIMNDQMSYLDEWDSLERDHINSLSGVLLDLKANTLRVPLTAGATADVESLKGAIGSALNVMRVMASSICSLLSQVERMNGLASELAAVASQEKAMLDECESLLASTTAMQVEEHSLRTHLIQMKQSLENTTLNLLPHKYNYHTTFLTPRQRS
- the LOC111805223 gene encoding uncharacterized protein LOC111805223 isoform X2 — its product is MDIFESDSIRNHSTGETPRLALGLAERSNVLATRRSRTREVSSRYKSPIPSAPSSPRRCQSPHASRTLSASSQLEQKRALSAERKRPSTPPSPTSPSTSDHDLSSDLRLSSRRTAGGRSAESLWPSTMRSLNVSFQSDIISIPVSKKEKPVPASPSDRTLRPSSNFAHKLVETPMVSRKPTPERKRSPLKGKNVPDQLENSKPIDGLHTRLIDQRRTSRIGRKISLNALSRSGDLTDKIIRSSPGPLPGIGLPSLRRTSSDSINKLLPRSNNDSSKILPLEDGLRMEDGTNSVDNCSLQAPGIGRKISLNALSRSGDHIDKIIRSSPRPLSGIGLPSLRRTSSDSINKLLPRSNNDSSGILPLDDGLRMEEGTNSVDNCSLRTSGIGRKISLNALSRSVDNTDKIIRSSPGPLPLRRTSSDSINKLLPRSNNDSSRILPLDDGIRMEDGTNSVGDCSLQTSRIGKKISLNAFSRSVDHTDKIIRNSPGPLPGIGSPSLRRTSSDSINKLLLRSNNDSSKILPLEDGLRREDETNSVDDGSFHASGIDKKISLNTLSRSVDHSDKIIRSSPGPLPGIGLPSLRRTSSDSINKLLPRSNNDSSKILPLDDGLRMEDGTNSVDDCSLQASEIGRKISLHALSRSVDHTDKIIQSSPGPLPFRRTSSDSINKLLPRSNNDSSRILPLDDGLRREDGTNSVDDCSLQALGIGRKISLNALSQSMDHTDKIIQSLPEPLPRIRLPSSRRTSSNSINKLLQRSDNDSSRILPLNDGLRMEDGTNSVDGLRMEDETNSVDDCSLQTSGIGRKISLNALSRSVDLTDKIIQSSPGPPPEIGLPSLKRTSSDSINKLLQRSDNDSSKILPLDDDLRMEDKTNSVDDCSLQASGIGRKISLNALSQSVDLTDKIIQSSPRPHPEIGLPLLRSSSDSINKLLISDNDSSNDGLRMEDETNMVDDCSLQAPGTPRLASNGLPDRLKSTPAVRSQSLTLPGLRLPSPIRTSVPSSSVSRGSSPARPRPSTPPPRGVSPSRIRPTNSIQSNSSTSVLSFIADFKGKKGANYIEDSHQMRLLYNRYMQWRFSNARAEAIHDMHKVDAERTLCNVWKAMIRIWDSVTRNRIDLHMLKLELKLNEIMNDQMSYLDEWDSLERDHINSLSGVLLDLKANTLRVPLTAGATADVESLKGAIGSALNVMRVMASSICSLLSQVERMNGLASELAAVASQEKAMLDECESLLASTTAMQVEEHSLRTHLIQMKQSLENTTLNLLPHKYNYHTTFLTPRQRS
- the LOC111805223 gene encoding uncharacterized protein LOC111805223 isoform X1, whose protein sequence is MDIFESDSIRNHSTGETPRLALGLAERSNVLATRRSRTREVSSRYKSPIPSAPSSPRRCQSPHASRTLSASSQLEQKRALSAERKRPSTPPSPTSPSTSDHDLSSDLRLSSRRTAGGRSAESLWPSTMRSLNVSFQSDIISIPVSKKEKPVPASPSDRTLRPSSNFAHKLVETPMVSRKPTPERKRSPLKGKNVPDQLENSKPIDGLHTRLIDQRRTSRIGRKISLNALSRSGDLTDKIIRSSPGPLPGIGLPSLRRTSSDSINKLLPRSNNDSSKILPLEDGLRMEDGTNSVDNCSLQAPGIGRKISLNALSRSGDHIDKIIRSSPRPLSGIGLPSLRRTSSDSINKLLPRSNNDSSGILPLDDGLRMEEGTNSVDNCSLRTSGIGRKISLNALSRSVDNTDKIIRSSPGPLPLRRTSSDSINKLLPRSNNDSSRILPLDDGIRMEDGTNSVGDCSLQTSRIGKKISLNAFSRSVDHTDKIIRNSPGPLPGIGSPSLRRTSSDSINKLLLRSNNDSSKILPLEDGLRREDETNSVDDGSFHASGIDKKISLNTLSRSVDHSDKIIRSSPGPLPGIGLPSLRRTSSDSINKLLPRSNNDSSKILPLDDGLRMEDGTNSVDDCSLQASEIGRKISLHALSRSVDHTDKIIQSSPGPLPFRRTSSDSINKLLPRSNNDSSRILPLDDGLRREDGTNSVDDCSLQALGIGRKISLNALSQSMDHTDKIIQSLPEPLPRIRLPSSRRTSSNSINKLLQRSDNDSSRILPLNDGLRMEDGTNSVDDCSLQASGIGRKKSLNASSRSMDHTDKIIRSSLGPLPGIGLPSSRRTSSDSINKLLQRSDNDSSRILPLDDGLRMEDETNSVDDCSLQTSGIGRKISLNALSRSVDLTDKIIQSSPGPPPEIGLPSLKRTSSDSINKLLQRSDNDSSKILPLDDDLRMEDKTNSVDDCSLQASGIGRKISLNALSQSVDLTDKIIQSSPRPHPEIGLPLLRSSSDSINKLLISDNDSSNDGLRMEDETNMVDDCSLQAPGTPRLASNGLPDRLKSTPAVRSQSLTLPGLRLPSPIRTSVPSSSVSRGSSPARPRPSTPPPRGVSPSRIRPTNSIQSNSSTSVLSFIADFKGKKGANYIEDSHQMRLLYNRYMQWRFSNARAEAIHDMHKVDAERTLCNVWKAMIRIWDSVTRNRIDLHMLKLELKLNEIMNDQMSYLDEWDSLERDHINSLSGVLLDLKANTLRVPLTAGATADVESLKGAIGSALNVMRVMASSICSLLSQVERMNGLASELAAVASQEKAMLDECESLLASTTAMQVEEHSLRTHLIQMKQSLENTTLNLLPHKYNYHTTFLTPRQRS
- the LOC111805223 gene encoding uncharacterized protein LOC111805223 isoform X4, with the translated sequence MDIFESDSIRNHSTGETPRLALGLAERSNVLATRRSRTREVSSRYKSPIPSAPSSPRRCQSPHASRTLSASSQLEQKRALSAERKRPSTPPSPTSPSTSDHDLSSDLRLSSRRTAGGRSAESLWPSTMRSLNVSFQSDIISIPVSKKEKPVPASPSDRTLRPSSNFAHKLVETPMVSRKPTPERKRSPLKGKNVPDQLENSKPIDGLHTRLIDQRRTSRIGRKISLNALSRSGDLTDKIIRSSPGPLPGIGLPSLRRTSSDSINKLLPRSNNDSSKILPLEDGLRMEDGTNSVDNCSLQAPGIGRKISLNALSRSGDHIDKIIRSSPRPLSGIGLPSLRRTSSDSINKLLPRSNNDSSGILPLDDGLRMEEGTNSVDNCSLRTSGIGRKISLNALSRSVDNTDKIIRSSPGPLPLRRTSSDSINKLLPRSNNDSSRILPLDDGIRMEDGTNSVGDCSLQTSRIGKKISLNAFSRSVDHTDKIIRNSPGPLPGIGSPSLRRTSSDSINKLLLRSNNDSSKILPLEDGLRREDETNSVDDGSFHASGIDKKISLNTLSRSVDHSDKIIRSSPGPLPGIGLPSLRRTSSDSINKLLPRSNNDSSKILPLDDGLRMEDGTNSVDDCSLQASEIGRKISLHALSRSVDHTDKIIQSSPGPLPFRRTSSDSINKLLPRSNNDSSRILPLDDGLRREDGTNSVDDCSLQALGIGRKISLNALSQSMDHTDKIIQSLPEPLPRIRLPSSRRTSSNSINKLLQRSDNDSSRILPLNDGLRMEDGTNSVDDCSLQASGIGRKKSLNASSRSMDHTDKIIRSSLGPLPGIGLPSSRRTSSDSINKLLQRSDNDSSRILPLDDGLRMEDETNSVDDCSLQTSGIGRKISLNALSRSVDLTDKIIQSSPGPPPEIGLPSLKRTSSDSINKLLQRSDNDSSKILPLDDDLRMEDKTNSVDDCSLQASGIGRKISLNALSQSVDLTDKIIQSSPRPHPEIGLPLLRSSSDSINKLLISDNDSSNDGLRMEDETNMVDDCSLQAPGTPRLASNGLPDRLKSTPAVRSQSLTLPGLRLPSPIRTSVPSSSVSRGSSPARPRPSTPPPRGVSPSRIRPTNSIQSNSSTSVLSFIADFKGKKGANYIEDSHQMRLLYNRYMQWRFSNARAEAIHDMHKVDAERTLCNVWKAMIRIWDSVTRNRIDLHMLKLELKLNEIMNDQVNVLP
- the LOC111805223 gene encoding uncharacterized protein LOC111805223 isoform X5; its protein translation is MDIFESDSIRNHSTGETPRLALGLAERSNVLATRRSRTREVSSRYKSPIPSAPSSPRRCQSPHASRTLSASSQLEQKRALSAERKRPSTPPSPTSPSTSDHDLSSDLRLSSRRTAGGRSAESLWPSTMRSLNVSFQSDIISIPVSKKEKPVPASPSDRTLRPSSNFAHKLVETPMVSRKPTPERKRSPLKGKNVPDQLENSKPIDGLHTRLIDQRRTSRIGRKISLNALSRSGDLTDKIIRSSPGPLPGIGLPSLRRTSSDSINKLLPRSNNDSSKILPLEDGLRMEDGTNSVDNCSLQAPGIGRKISLNALSRSGDHIDKIIRSSPRPLSGIGLPSLRRTSSDSINKLLPRSNNDSSGILPLDDGLRMEEGTNSVDNCSLRTSGIGRKISLNALSRSVDNTDKIIRSSPGPLPLRRTSSDSINKLLPRSNNDSSRILPLDDGIRMEDGTNSVGDCSLQTSRIGKKISLNAFSRSVDHTDKIIRNSPGPLPGIGSPSLRRTSSDSINKLLLRSNNDSSKILPLEDGLRREDETNSVDDGSFHASGIDKKISLNTLSRSVDHSDKIIRSSPGPLPGIGLPSLRRTSSDSINKLLPRSNNDSSKILPLDDGLRMEDGTNSVDGLRMEDGTNSVDDCSLQASGIGRKKSLNASSRSMDHTDKIIRSSLGPLPGIGLPSSRRTSSDSINKLLQRSDNDSSRILPLDDGLRMEDETNSVDDCSLQTSGIGRKISLNALSRSVDLTDKIIQSSPGPPPEIGLPSLKRTSSDSINKLLQRSDNDSSKILPLDDDLRMEDKTNSVDDCSLQASGIGRKISLNALSQSVDLTDKIIQSSPRPHPEIGLPLLRSSSDSINKLLISDNDSSNDGLRMEDETNMVDDCSLQAPGTPRLASNGLPDRLKSTPAVRSQSLTLPGLRLPSPIRTSVPSSSVSRGSSPARPRPSTPPPRGVSPSRIRPTNSIQSNSSTSVLSFIADFKGKKGANYIEDSHQMRLLYNRYMQWRFSNARAEAIHDMHKVDAERTLCNVWKAMIRIWDSVTRNRIDLHMLKLELKLNEIMNDQMSYLDEWDSLERDHINSLSGVLLDLKANTLRVPLTAGATADVESLKGAIGSALNVMRVMASSICSLLSQVERMNGLASELAAVASQEKAMLDECESLLASTTAMQVEEHSLRTHLIQMKQSLENTTLNLLPHKYNYHTTFLTPRQRS